The Aminivibrio pyruvatiphilus genome has a segment encoding these proteins:
- a CDS encoding CapA family protein — translation MEKSMTFLATGDSLILKHLPDYPEFAAVKDFILTAEARITNLETTLTDGNCFPSAYSGGTWLTSRPDVIQDLKKFGFNIFCWANNHTMDYSYEGLLMTKASLDTADVAHCGAGENLYEASKPAMVDLPSGRVGVISICSSFEPAAQAGIQSQSQPGRPGLNPLRFSTTFTVTAEQMKALKEIAAATKINNRTDVSKIQGYTLREPEGTFDFGSSRFAVGDTPGRMTRPNKADIERTVDTIRDALLSVDYVVVAVHSHEIKDVTNDEPDFFYEEFARKCIDAGACAVVGGGTHQLKGIEMYKKRPIFYSLGNFIFQNAFVEKLPPDYMEKNGLPLDTRTASAFQARSERASVPLHNDAANFQTVLPWFRMEGDRLTKLVLKPISLGQKLPQYYSTWPRVADEAESQAIFDTLVRLSAPYGTKLVKREDLIEVEL, via the coding sequence ATGGAAAAAAGTATGACTTTTTTGGCAACTGGAGATTCTCTAATCCTCAAGCATCTCCCGGACTATCCTGAATTCGCGGCAGTAAAGGACTTTATCCTTACAGCCGAGGCAAGGATTACCAATCTGGAAACAACACTTACCGATGGGAATTGCTTCCCGTCCGCTTATTCTGGAGGAACCTGGCTGACTTCCCGCCCGGACGTTATCCAGGACCTGAAGAAGTTTGGTTTCAATATTTTCTGCTGGGCCAACAACCACACCATGGATTACTCCTATGAAGGGCTTTTAATGACCAAAGCCAGCCTGGATACTGCCGATGTGGCGCACTGCGGAGCGGGGGAAAATCTTTACGAGGCTTCAAAACCTGCAATGGTAGACCTTCCCTCCGGAAGGGTCGGCGTTATATCAATATGTTCATCATTTGAACCGGCTGCTCAGGCCGGAATCCAGTCTCAGAGCCAACCCGGACGCCCCGGACTGAACCCTTTGCGTTTTTCCACCACATTCACGGTGACAGCGGAACAGATGAAAGCCTTGAAAGAAATTGCTGCCGCCACGAAAATCAACAATCGTACGGATGTTTCCAAAATACAGGGATACACTCTCAGGGAGCCGGAGGGAACCTTTGATTTTGGAAGTTCCCGTTTTGCTGTCGGAGATACTCCCGGACGCATGACCCGGCCTAACAAGGCTGATATAGAGCGAACAGTTGATACGATCCGCGATGCATTGCTTTCCGTCGATTATGTTGTAGTCGCAGTACATTCCCATGAAATTAAGGACGTTACTAACGACGAACCTGACTTTTTCTACGAGGAGTTTGCCAGAAAGTGTATCGATGCCGGGGCCTGCGCGGTGGTGGGGGGAGGAACACATCAGTTAAAGGGGATAGAAATGTACAAAAAGAGGCCCATTTTTTATTCCCTTGGGAATTTCATTTTTCAGAATGCGTTCGTAGAAAAGCTCCCCCCCGACTATATGGAAAAGAACGGGCTTCCCCTCGATACACGGACGGCTTCAGCGTTCCAGGCGAGAAGTGAAAGGGCGTCTGTTCCCCTTCACAATGACGCGGCGAACTTTCAGACAGTCCTTCCCTGGTTCCGTATGGAAGGCGACCGATTGACGAAGCTTGTTCTCAAACCCATATCTCTTGGACAAAAATTGCCGCAATATTATTCCACCTGGCCAAGAGTGGCTGATGAAGCCGAAAGCCAGGCCATTTTCGATACACTGGTAAGATTAAGCGCCCCTTATGGAACCAAATTGGTGAAAAGAGAAGATTTGATAGAGGTGGAGCTCTAA